The following nucleotide sequence is from Tardiphaga sp. 709.
GTCCGCGCCAGTCCGTTGGTAAGAGCAGCTTATCTAGGGACGGATCATTAAAGATGGCCACATCGATTCTGGAGGTCGGCGGCCTGTGCGCCGGCTACGGCAAGGCCCGCGTACTGGAAGGCGTGTCGCTGCGCGCAGGACATGGTCAAATCGTTTCAGTGCTCGGTCCCAATGGCGCCGGCAAGTCGACCCTGCTCAACTCTCTCGGGGGCGTCATGCCGTCGGAGGGCACTGTAGTCTTCGATGGCGAGGACATTTCGACGTGGCCTCTCGAAGAACGGGTCATGGCCGGTGTGGCGCTGGTCCCGGAGAAGCGCGAATTGTTCGGGACTATGACCGTCGAGGAAAATCTCTTGCTCGGGGGACAGCGGGCCGAGATCGCTCGGGGACCGTGCCTGGCGCGACGGACTTGAACCCGTCTACGCGCTGTTTGCACGTTTGAAGGAACGCAGGCGACAGCAATCGAACACTTTGTCGGGCGGTGAGCGGCAGATGCTGGCGATCGGCAGGGCGCTCATGAGCCGACCGAAACTGCTTCTTCTCGATGAACCCAGTCTCGGCCTCGCGCCTCTGATCGTTCAGGACATCATGCAGACGATCTCACGTCTTTGCGGCGACGGCCTGAGCGTTCTGCTCGTCGAGCAGAACGCTCGCGCGGCACTGGAGATCTCCCACTACGGGTATGTCCTCGAGATGGGTAGTTTCTTCGTGCAAGGAACCGCAGATGTCCTGCGGTCCGACGAAAGGCTCGTCGCGACATATCTCGGCAACGAAAAGCCGACAAGAAATTGACAGGGAGCTTCGCATGCTTCTTCAACAACGATCGTGTCGGTAGCTATCCGCAACCCGGCTGCCTGAATGATGGATCGGCGCCGGTCGCCTCGAATCGTTCGCGCGTGCCCGGTTCCTTCGACGGAGATTGACATTTCCCCGGCTCATCGTCATTCAACCTTGGACGTCAAAAGCGCGTGGCTGGTGGGTCGAATGGCTAAGCGGACTGTTGTTGAAACAAAAAAACGGCGGGTGGCTGTCGGGACAGCCAAGACCAAATCCACCGACTTTCATCTGAACGAGTTGCTTCCGTACCTCATCAATCGTGTAGCCAACGCCACGACTCAGCTCTTCGCCCGAGATATTGCCCCATTTGACCTGAGCGTGCCCATGTGGCGCGTCATTGCAGTGCTTTCAGAGATGGGTGAGCAACGACTAGTCGATCTTGCGACCATGACGTCAATTGACGCCTCGACGCTCTCTCGATTGGTCGAGACCATGCAAGCCGATAAACTTCTCGCAAAAGTGCGATCAAAGACAAATCGACGAGAATTGGTTTTGACCGTTGCGCCACGCGGCAAAGAGCTGTCCAGACTTCTGGCTCCGGTTGCGCAAGCCTATCAGACCCGGTTGACTGCAGGCCTGCCCGAGTCCGAGCTCGCCACGGCGCGAAAGGTTCTAAAGCATATGTTTCATCAGCTTTCGGAACTTAAAGCGCAGGCGCACCTCGACTCGAGAGCTACTCGTCGACAAACGCCAGTACTCGCAAAGACGTTGCTTCGATCGAGATCGTCAGCAAAGTCATAATAACCATCGTCACATCGGCGTTCAACGCCGCTGTTCGCGGATTCGATCGACAAGCCGGTGAAAGATACTTGTCGCCAGCCACGAACACATGGTCACCAGCTGCTCGAATCCCGGGCTGGGAAGCCTAATCGCTGCGCACGACTAATGACTTGCACGAAATCCGTAAGATGCGCCGACCCTCGCCGAACTGTTGCAGGACGTGGTGCATTTCGCTCGTTCCGAAAACCGATGTCGCTAAAGTCATGGCCCTGTCCGATAGCGAGAGAGACCAATATCGCGTTTATTGCAATTGTGATTGCCAGCAACAGCTATCGAGATCGCACGCCAACCGGCTTTGACCTGATGTGCCTTACTTACTGCCTTTCGTTTCAGCCTGGTCGGCCATCATGTCCCTTTTGACGAAACCGAGCTGATGCGAAAGATCTTCCGCCGCCGAGCGAAGCTGTCTCGTCATCGACACGACTTTCTCACTTTTCACGGCATAGGTCTGGAAGACCAAAGTTAGAGAGCAATGGATACCTCCCTCATGGTTGAAGACCGGCGCTGCAAGACCGCTCATCCCCAGCATCACTCCATCCCGAATGCCGCTCACGCCCGACGTCCTGATGTCGCGGAGCGCTTTCGCCAACTCCGGATCGGCTTCGGGCGGCACGCAGTCTTCCAGGATCAGATGTGACGCTGTTTGCATTGAGGAGAGATGGGCAAGAAACAGCCTCCCCGTTGCAGAATGCAGTAACGGCAGATGAGACCCAATTCGCAGGCCAGTAAAAATTGTTCCTGGCCCCGGCTCCACAGCTACTACGATAGCGCCTTTGTCAGCCCACATCACAACGCATGCGGTCGTGTGCGTTTCCATTGCCAGCCGGCTCATGGCGCGGCGCGCCAAACCATCCCGATCAAGCATCCCCAATGCAGCGAACCCAAGCCGGACCGCCAATGGTCCAAGTTCATATCGTGGCGTGCTGTGTTCTCGCTGAACCAGTTTTGCAGCTATCAGACTTGCGAGATAGCGATGAGCTTTTGGCGGAGGCATTCCCAGAGCCGACGAAATTGCCTTCAAGGTCAACGGCGTACCCGCCTCAAGTAGGGGCTGAAGAAGTGACAGTCCAACTTCCACAGAATTTACACCGCCAGAGGCTCTCTGCTCCGTCGATTCCGGTTTCCCTATACCGTCAGATTCGTCGTCATCCATCAGAAATTTCTCCTTGCGTAATTAATTGCTTATAATGTAATCCTGCAGGCAGCGCGAGAGGAGTATCGACGGTGTTGGTTTTGCCACAGATGAGCAACTTTGATGCGGACGTTATAGTCGTTGGGGCTGGACCCGTTGGCGCAGGTTTGGCCGGGGATCTTGGCCGTCGAAAAATTTCAACGATCGTTCTTGAACAAACGGATGGCATTTTCCGCGATCCGCGGATGCATGCCGTCAACATTCGTACAATGGAATTCATGCGTCGCTGGGGTCTGGAAGAGCGATTGCGAAATTGCGGGTGGCCACAGGACCATGGCCAGGACATAATCTTCGCCACATCGCTAGATGGCTAT
It contains:
- a CDS encoding ATP-binding cassette domain-containing protein encodes the protein MATSILEVGGLCAGYGKARVLEGVSLRAGHGQIVSVLGPNGAGKSTLLNSLGGVMPSEGTVVFDGEDISTWPLEERVMAGVALVPEKRELFGTMTVEENLLLGGQRAEIARGPCLARRT
- a CDS encoding MarR family winged helix-turn-helix transcriptional regulator — protein: MAKRTVVETKKRRVAVGTAKTKSTDFHLNELLPYLINRVANATTQLFARDIAPFDLSVPMWRVIAVLSEMGEQRLVDLATMTSIDASTLSRLVETMQADKLLAKVRSKTNRRELVLTVAPRGKELSRLLAPVAQAYQTRLTAGLPESELATARKVLKHMFHQLSELKAQAHLDSRATRRQTPVLAKTLLRSRSSAKS
- a CDS encoding IclR family transcriptional regulator, yielding MDDDESDGIGKPESTEQRASGGVNSVEVGLSLLQPLLEAGTPLTLKAISSALGMPPPKAHRYLASLIAAKLVQREHSTPRYELGPLAVRLGFAALGMLDRDGLARRAMSRLAMETHTTACVVMWADKGAIVVAVEPGPGTIFTGLRIGSHLPLLHSATGRLFLAHLSSMQTASHLILEDCVPPEADPELAKALRDIRTSGVSGIRDGVMLGMSGLAAPVFNHEGGIHCSLTLVFQTYAVKSEKVVSMTRQLRSAAEDLSHQLGFVKRDMMADQAETKGSK